The following are encoded in a window of Solidesulfovibrio magneticus RS-1 genomic DNA:
- the qmoC gene encoding quinone-interacting membrane-bound oxidoreductase complex subunit QmoC, which yields MANEQRIKPDLQFVKDVQAAGGEAVKKCYQCATCSVACPLAPPETPFPRKEMVWAQWGLKDRFEGDIDIWLCHNCQTCSDLCPRGARPGDLVSAIRNITYRDLVTPTIIGKWMSSPKHLPKLIAIPAVLFMLIWLITTGFKLPQGEIVFGKLYPGDYTIDPIFMLVSAFVAFTFYKGVTKLWKSFEKSTPTTLQIGTKAKKPTLIESLKAVIVDEIGTHSKFNECGNDNTERYKGHLSLFYGFVALAIVTGVVAVSHWGGKIITFIAPLGHTPMPLWSPVKILANVGAVALVYGLVMLTRRRINVDPAKSTSSYYDWYLLGVIWAVGLTGLGAEIFRLAGVPSLAYPTYYLHLISVFMLFAYLPWSKLGHLVYRTTALVYAHQAGRLPLKREEEKTFLV from the coding sequence ATGGCAAACGAGCAGCGTATCAAGCCCGATCTGCAGTTCGTCAAGGACGTGCAGGCGGCCGGTGGCGAAGCCGTCAAGAAGTGCTACCAGTGCGCCACCTGCAGCGTGGCCTGCCCTCTGGCTCCGCCCGAGACCCCCTTTCCCCGCAAGGAAATGGTCTGGGCGCAGTGGGGACTCAAGGACCGTTTCGAGGGCGACATCGACATCTGGCTGTGCCATAACTGCCAGACCTGTTCCGACCTGTGCCCCCGGGGCGCGCGTCCCGGCGACCTCGTCTCGGCCATCCGCAACATCACCTACCGGGATCTGGTCACGCCGACCATCATCGGCAAATGGATGAGCTCGCCCAAGCATTTGCCCAAGCTCATCGCCATCCCGGCCGTGCTGTTCATGCTCATTTGGCTCATCACCACCGGGTTCAAGCTGCCCCAGGGCGAGATCGTCTTCGGCAAGCTCTACCCCGGCGATTACACCATCGACCCCATCTTCATGCTGGTCTCGGCTTTCGTGGCCTTCACGTTCTACAAGGGCGTGACGAAGTTGTGGAAGAGCTTTGAAAAGTCCACGCCCACGACCTTGCAGATCGGGACCAAGGCCAAGAAGCCGACCCTGATCGAATCGCTCAAGGCCGTCATCGTGGACGAGATCGGCACCCACTCCAAGTTCAACGAGTGTGGCAACGACAATACCGAGCGGTACAAGGGCCACCTGTCGCTGTTCTACGGTTTCGTGGCCCTGGCCATCGTCACCGGCGTCGTGGCCGTTTCCCACTGGGGCGGCAAGATCATCACCTTCATCGCGCCGTTGGGGCACACCCCCATGCCGCTGTGGAGTCCGGTGAAGATTCTTGCCAACGTCGGCGCCGTGGCCCTGGTCTACGGCTTGGTCATGCTGACCCGGCGTCGGATCAATGTCGACCCGGCCAAGTCCACGTCGTCCTACTACGACTGGTACCTGCTCGGCGTCATCTGGGCCGTGGGCCTTACCGGCCTTGGGGCGGAAATCTTCCGCCTGGCTGGTGTGCCCTCCCTGGCTTATCCGACCTACTACCTGCATCTGATTTCGGTGTTCATGCTGTTCGCCTATCTGCCCTGGTCCAAGCTCGGGCACTTGGTCTACAGAACCACGGCGTTGGTGTACGCCCATCAGGCTGGGCGTCTCCCCCTCAAACGTGAAGAAGAAAAAACTTTCTTGGTCTAA
- a CDS encoding hydrogenase iron-sulfur subunit yields the protein MAEKIGVYIDESSVAPLLSAEELVAFVKAKCAGACPIVKSHKRLSSPDGVAMIKADIEGGEIDAVMLAGTSPRVDWEVFDFGDKVIVDRVNLREFVTLSYKNPDGSAPVAGQPVPRELTSMVQDYLRMGVVKLQKMAKPNPEIPETNKTILVLGGGWTGINAALAAAGAGYSVVLVEKEAALGGKAANLYKTFPLAYPYLEATDTGIDRLIGLVAGNSKITVKLSTSLKLLAGAPGLYEATLASGGKEETLPIGSVVLAAGWQPMDGEALAPYGYGTLKNVVTSAEFEAMVKAGSIKRPSDGKAPKTVAFIVDVTKALEAKPAAVVEEAPAEAAKPAEAKEGEEAGPVFSPIKTPKHLAYSSELTSLVALKQANYVREKLDDAVAMIIYDNMMVPGINERYYRAAQDNPGVMLTKGTVTGVAEEGISLVVSAKDTLLGGDISLAADLVVVPTGIVPATALDPTINLLYRQGPAFPDLQLFDGFADSNYICFPYETRRTGVYAAGCVRQPMTMAQAKEDAAGAALKAIQCIESASRGVAVHPRSGDLSYPVFNFVRCTQCKRCTEECPFGALDDDEKGTPKPNPTRCRRCGTCMGACPERVISFDNYNVDMIGSQIRECEIPPKIEDGGPRVFILACENDAYPALDMAALRGKKWSPYVRIIPVRCLGSVNAIWVADAMSKGVDGVMMLGCKYGDDYQCHFVKGSEICNRRKENIAESLKRLGVEPERVEQYQVAIDEYDKIPDMIDQFMDMVLKIGPNPFKGY from the coding sequence ATGGCCGAAAAAATCGGTGTGTATATCGACGAATCCAGCGTCGCCCCGCTTCTGTCCGCCGAGGAGTTGGTCGCGTTCGTCAAGGCAAAATGCGCTGGGGCCTGCCCCATCGTCAAGTCGCACAAGCGTCTGTCCAGCCCCGACGGCGTGGCTATGATCAAGGCCGACATCGAGGGCGGCGAGATCGACGCGGTCATGCTGGCCGGCACCTCGCCCCGCGTGGACTGGGAAGTCTTCGACTTCGGCGACAAGGTCATCGTTGACCGGGTCAACCTGCGCGAGTTCGTGACCCTGTCCTATAAAAACCCGGACGGTTCGGCCCCAGTGGCCGGGCAGCCCGTGCCCCGCGAGCTGACCTCCATGGTGCAGGATTACCTGCGCATGGGCGTGGTCAAGCTCCAGAAGATGGCCAAGCCCAACCCCGAGATCCCCGAGACCAACAAGACCATCCTGGTGCTCGGCGGCGGCTGGACCGGCATCAACGCCGCCCTGGCCGCGGCCGGCGCCGGCTACTCCGTGGTCCTCGTGGAAAAGGAAGCGGCCCTGGGCGGCAAGGCGGCCAACCTCTACAAGACCTTCCCCCTGGCCTATCCCTACCTTGAAGCTACCGACACCGGCATCGACCGCCTCATCGGCCTGGTTGCCGGCAACAGCAAGATCACGGTCAAGCTGTCCACGTCGCTCAAGCTCCTGGCCGGCGCGCCGGGCCTCTACGAGGCCACCCTGGCAAGCGGCGGCAAGGAAGAGACCCTGCCCATCGGCTCCGTGGTCCTGGCCGCCGGCTGGCAGCCCATGGACGGCGAGGCCCTGGCCCCCTACGGCTACGGCACGCTCAAGAACGTCGTGACCTCGGCCGAGTTCGAAGCCATGGTCAAGGCCGGCTCCATCAAGCGGCCCTCCGACGGCAAGGCCCCCAAGACCGTGGCCTTCATCGTGGACGTGACCAAGGCCCTGGAAGCCAAGCCGGCCGCTGTCGTCGAGGAAGCCCCGGCCGAAGCCGCCAAGCCCGCCGAGGCCAAGGAAGGCGAGGAAGCCGGACCGGTCTTTAGTCCCATCAAGACCCCCAAGCACCTGGCCTACTCCTCGGAGCTCACCAGCCTCGTGGCGCTCAAGCAGGCCAACTACGTGCGCGAAAAGCTCGACGACGCCGTGGCCATGATCATCTATGACAACATGATGGTCCCCGGCATCAACGAGCGCTACTACCGCGCCGCCCAGGATAACCCCGGCGTCATGCTCACCAAGGGCACCGTTACCGGCGTTGCCGAGGAAGGCATCAGTCTGGTGGTCTCGGCCAAGGACACGCTCCTTGGCGGCGACATCTCCCTGGCCGCCGATCTTGTTGTCGTGCCCACCGGCATCGTGCCGGCCACGGCCCTGGATCCGACCATCAACCTGCTCTATCGCCAGGGGCCGGCCTTCCCGGATCTGCAGCTCTTCGACGGCTTTGCCGATTCGAACTACATCTGCTTCCCCTACGAGACCCGCCGCACCGGCGTTTACGCCGCCGGCTGCGTGCGCCAGCCCATGACCATGGCCCAGGCCAAGGAAGACGCGGCCGGCGCGGCCCTCAAGGCCATTCAGTGCATCGAATCCGCCAGCCGGGGCGTGGCCGTCCATCCCCGTTCGGGCGACCTGTCCTACCCGGTGTTCAACTTCGTGCGCTGCACCCAGTGCAAACGCTGCACCGAGGAATGTCCGTTCGGCGCCCTGGACGACGACGAAAAGGGAACGCCCAAGCCCAATCCCACGCGTTGCCGCCGCTGCGGTACCTGCATGGGCGCTTGTCCGGAACGCGTTATCTCCTTTGACAACTACAACGTCGACATGATCGGCTCCCAGATCCGCGAATGCGAGATCCCGCCGAAAATCGAAGACGGCGGACCGCGCGTCTTCATCCTGGCCTGCGAAAACGACGCCTATCCGGCTCTGGACATGGCGGCTCTTCGCGGCAAGAAGTGGAGCCCCTACGTGCGCATCATCCCGGTGCGCTGCCTGGGTTCGGTCAACGCCATCTGGGTTGCCGACGCCATGAGCAAGGGTGTTGACGGCGTCATGATGCTTGGCTGCAAGTATGGCGACGACTACCAGTGTCACTTCGTCAAGGGTTCCGAGATCTGCAACCGCCGCAAGGAAAACATCGCCGAGTCGCTCAAGCGTCTGGGCGTCGAACCTGAGCGCGTCGAGCAGTATCAGGTGGCCATCGACGAATATGACAAGATTCCCGACATGATCGACCAGTTCATGGACATGGTCCTCAAGATCGGGCCGAACCCGTTCAAAGGCTATTAG
- the aprA gene encoding adenylyl-sulfate reductase subunit alpha, with protein MPTIPVKDEPKGVALAEPELIEKDVDILFVGGGMGCCGAAFEAVRWADKVGGISMMLLDKASLERSGAVAQGLSAINTYLGKNDADDYVRMVRTDLMGLVREDLIFDLGRHVDDSVHLFEEWGLPCWTKDAHGHNLDGAQSKAAGVSLRTGADPVRSGRWQIMINGESYKCIVAEAAKNALGQDRYLERIFIVKLLLDAKQPNRIAGAVGFSTRENKVYVFKANAILVACGGAVNVYRPRSTGEGMGRAWYPVWNSGSTYTMCAQVGAEMTMMENRFVPARFKDGYGPVGAWFLLFKAKATNAKGEDYCVTNRAMLKPYEDRGYAKGHIIPTCLRNHMMLREMREGRGPIYMDTAGALQATFANLNAEQQKHLESEAWEDFLDMCVGQANLWACTDTEPEKKGSEIMPTEPYLLGSHSGCCGIWVSGPDEAWVPEEYKIKADNGKVYNRMTTVNGLWTCADGVGASGHKFSSGSHAEGRICGKQMVRWVVDHKDFKPTLSVTAAELAKEIYQPWHTFKDNVGVSTDPIVNPNFISPHNFMMRLVKCTDEYGGGCATLYTTSKTLLDTGFQLLQYLEEDSKKLAARDLHELMRCWEQYHRLWTVRLHMTHIMFREETRYPGFYYRGDFLGLDDSKWKCFVNSKYDPATKETKVFKKTYYQIIPDAQ; from the coding sequence ATGCCGACCATTCCCGTGAAGGACGAGCCCAAAGGCGTTGCCCTTGCCGAGCCGGAACTGATTGAAAAAGATGTCGACATCCTCTTTGTCGGCGGCGGCATGGGCTGCTGCGGCGCGGCTTTCGAAGCCGTTCGCTGGGCCGACAAAGTCGGTGGCATCAGCATGATGCTGCTGGACAAGGCCTCGCTCGAGCGCTCCGGCGCCGTTGCCCAGGGCCTGTCCGCCATCAACACCTACCTCGGCAAGAACGATGCTGACGACTACGTCCGCATGGTCCGCACCGACCTGATGGGCCTGGTTCGCGAAGACCTGATCTTCGACCTTGGCCGTCACGTCGACGATTCCGTTCACCTGTTCGAAGAGTGGGGCCTGCCCTGCTGGACCAAGGACGCCCACGGTCACAACCTCGACGGCGCCCAGTCCAAGGCCGCCGGCGTCTCCCTGCGCACCGGCGCCGACCCCGTCCGCTCCGGCCGTTGGCAGATCATGATCAACGGTGAGTCCTACAAGTGCATCGTGGCCGAAGCTGCCAAGAATGCCCTGGGCCAGGACCGCTACCTGGAGCGCATCTTCATCGTGAAGCTGCTCCTGGACGCCAAGCAGCCCAACCGCATCGCCGGTGCTGTCGGCTTCTCCACCCGCGAAAACAAAGTCTATGTCTTCAAGGCCAACGCCATCCTGGTGGCCTGCGGCGGCGCGGTCAACGTGTACCGTCCCCGCTCCACTGGTGAAGGCATGGGCCGCGCTTGGTACCCCGTGTGGAACTCCGGCTCCACCTACACCATGTGCGCTCAGGTCGGCGCTGAGATGACCATGATGGAAAACCGCTTCGTCCCCGCCCGCTTCAAGGACGGTTACGGCCCGGTCGGCGCTTGGTTCCTGCTCTTCAAGGCCAAAGCCACCAACGCCAAGGGCGAAGACTACTGCGTCACCAACCGCGCCATGCTGAAGCCCTACGAGGATCGCGGCTACGCCAAGGGTCACATCATCCCGACCTGCCTGCGTAACCACATGATGCTGCGCGAAATGCGCGAAGGCCGCGGCCCCATCTACATGGACACCGCCGGCGCCCTCCAGGCCACCTTCGCCAACCTGAACGCTGAGCAGCAGAAGCACCTCGAGTCCGAAGCTTGGGAAGACTTCCTCGACATGTGCGTCGGCCAGGCCAACCTGTGGGCCTGCACCGACACCGAGCCCGAGAAGAAGGGCTCCGAGATCATGCCGACCGAGCCGTACCTGCTCGGCTCCCACTCCGGCTGCTGCGGCATCTGGGTCTCCGGCCCGGACGAAGCCTGGGTTCCCGAAGAGTACAAGATCAAGGCCGACAACGGCAAAGTCTACAACCGCATGACCACGGTCAACGGCCTGTGGACCTGCGCTGACGGCGTCGGCGCCTCCGGCCACAAGTTCTCCTCCGGCTCCCACGCTGAAGGCCGTATCTGCGGCAAGCAGATGGTCCGTTGGGTTGTCGACCACAAGGACTTCAAGCCCACCCTGTCCGTCACCGCCGCCGAGCTGGCCAAAGAGATCTACCAGCCCTGGCACACCTTCAAGGACAACGTCGGCGTCTCCACCGACCCGATTGTCAACCCGAACTTCATCAGCCCGCATAACTTCATGATGCGCCTGGTCAAGTGCACGGACGAGTACGGCGGAGGCTGCGCCACCCTGTACACGACCTCCAAGACCCTGCTCGACACCGGCTTCCAGCTGCTGCAGTACCTGGAAGAGGACAGCAAGAAGCTGGCCGCCCGCGACCTGCACGAGCTTATGCGCTGCTGGGAACAGTACCACCGCCTGTGGACCGTCCGCCTGCACATGACCCACATCATGTTCCGCGAAGAGACCCGTTACCCGGGCTTCTACTACCGCGGCGACTTCCTGGGCCTGGACGACTCCAAATGGAAGTGCTTCGTCAACTCGAAGTACGATCCGGCCACCAAGGAAACCAAGGTCTTCAAGAAGACCTACTACCAGATCATTCCCGACGCTCAGTAG
- a CDS encoding cysteine-rich small domain-containing protein, whose protein sequence is MENSHRFFRNAPCRYFPCHPGADPEAFNCLFCFCPLYFLENCGGDHQMIKGIKDCTPCLRPHRPEGYDEILSRLREEAAARREGTLPED, encoded by the coding sequence GTGGAAAACAGCCATCGTTTCTTTCGCAACGCCCCCTGCCGGTATTTCCCCTGCCACCCCGGGGCCGATCCCGAGGCATTCAACTGCCTGTTCTGTTTTTGTCCGCTGTATTTCCTGGAGAACTGCGGCGGCGACCATCAGATGATCAAAGGGATAAAGGACTGCACGCCCTGCCTGCGGCCCCACCGGCCCGAGGGCTATGACGAGATTCTGTCGCGGTTGCGCGAGGAGGCGGCGGCACGGCGGGAGGGGACTTTACCTGAAGACTAA
- the aprB gene encoding adenylyl-sulfate reductase subunit beta gives MPTFVDPSKCDGCKGGEKTACMYICPNDLMILDPQEMKAFNQEPSACWECYSCVKICPQGAISARPYADFAPMGGTSIPMRSADSIMWTVKFRNGNIKRFKFPIRTTPEGSIKPFEGKPEPGDLESELLFTETALVAPKEALGKKFDVTGADTVQCWLDGFCK, from the coding sequence ATGCCTACCTTTGTGGATCCGAGCAAGTGTGACGGATGCAAAGGCGGTGAGAAGACCGCGTGCATGTACATTTGCCCCAATGACCTGATGATTCTGGATCCTCAGGAAATGAAGGCCTTCAATCAGGAGCCTTCCGCTTGCTGGGAATGCTACTCTTGCGTGAAGATCTGCCCCCAGGGCGCTATCTCCGCTCGCCCCTACGCTGACTTCGCTCCCATGGGCGGCACCTCGATCCCCATGCGTTCCGCCGACTCCATCATGTGGACCGTGAAGTTCCGCAACGGCAACATCAAGCGCTTCAAGTTCCCCATCCGCACCACCCCCGAAGGTTCGATCAAGCCCTTCGAAGGCAAGCCGGAGCCGGGCGATCTGGAAAGCGAACTGCTTTTCACCGAGACCGCTCTGGTCGCCCCCAAGGAAGCCCTTGGCAAGAAGTTCGACGTCACCGGCGCCGACACCGTGCAGTGCTGGTTGGACGGCTTCTGCAAGTAG
- a CDS encoding CoB--CoM heterodisulfide reductase iron-sulfur subunit A family protein, whose amino-acid sequence MSSNAILVVGGGFSGITAALEAAEVGHEVYIVEKNPFLGGRVMQLNKYFPKLCPPSCGLEIQFQRIKNNKNVKFFTLAEVTKVTGKAGDYEVTVKIKPRFVEPGSVDLSDAAKKLSKDVKSDFELGLGDRKALYMDVPFAFPNRYVLDKERCTKEDLEVLSGSDVINLDDAPKEIVLKVGSIVYATGWKPYDVTRLTNLGAGEIANCVTNMQLERLASPNGPTCGNIVRPSDGKAPRSVAFVQCAGSRDENHLNYCSYICCMASLKQAAYVREAFPDARVTIYYIDLRTPGRYDNFAKRILDDDRINAVKGKVAAVAEDAGTGDVILTVEDAVTGIKSDNRFELVVLATGMQPSIAGERLPVDVPVDEMGFIVGGEEKGIFAAGCAATPLDVMKSAQSATGAAMKAIASVRGR is encoded by the coding sequence ATGTCGAGCAACGCGATACTGGTCGTCGGCGGCGGCTTCAGCGGCATCACCGCCGCGCTGGAAGCCGCGGAGGTCGGCCACGAAGTCTACATCGTCGAGAAAAACCCCTTTCTCGGCGGCCGGGTGATGCAGCTCAACAAATATTTCCCCAAGCTGTGCCCCCCGTCCTGCGGGCTGGAAATTCAGTTCCAGCGCATCAAGAACAATAAAAACGTCAAGTTTTTCACCCTCGCCGAAGTGACCAAGGTCACGGGCAAGGCCGGTGACTACGAAGTCACGGTGAAAATCAAGCCCCGCTTCGTCGAGCCCGGCAGCGTCGATCTCTCGGATGCCGCGAAAAAGCTGTCCAAGGACGTCAAAAGCGATTTCGAACTCGGCCTGGGCGACCGCAAGGCCCTGTACATGGACGTCCCCTTTGCCTTCCCCAACCGCTACGTTCTGGACAAGGAACGCTGCACCAAGGAAGACCTGGAAGTCCTGTCCGGCTCCGATGTCATCAATCTCGACGACGCTCCCAAGGAAATCGTCCTCAAGGTCGGCAGCATCGTCTACGCCACCGGCTGGAAGCCCTACGACGTCACCCGCCTGACCAACCTCGGCGCGGGCGAGATCGCCAACTGCGTGACCAACATGCAATTGGAGCGGTTGGCCTCCCCCAACGGCCCGACCTGCGGCAACATCGTGCGTCCCTCGGACGGCAAGGCCCCGCGCAGCGTGGCTTTCGTCCAGTGCGCCGGTTCCCGCGACGAGAACCACCTCAACTACTGTTCCTACATCTGCTGCATGGCGTCGCTCAAGCAGGCCGCCTACGTCCGGGAAGCCTTCCCCGATGCGCGCGTGACCATCTACTACATCGATCTGCGCACCCCCGGCCGTTACGACAACTTCGCCAAGCGCATCCTGGATGATGACCGCATCAACGCGGTCAAGGGCAAAGTGGCCGCCGTGGCCGAGGACGCCGGCACCGGCGACGTCATCCTCACCGTGGAAGACGCCGTCACCGGCATCAAGTCCGACAACCGGTTCGAACTGGTCGTCCTGGCCACGGGCATGCAGCCGAGCATCGCCGGCGAACGCCTGCCTGTGGACGTTCCCGTCGATGAGATGGGATTTATCGTGGGCGGCGAGGAGAAGGGCATTTTTGCCGCCGGTTGCGCCGCCACGCCCCTTGACGTCATGAAGTCGGCCCAGTCGGCCACCGGCGCGGCCATGAAAGCAATCGCTTCGGTGCGAGGGAGGTAG